GTTGATTTCGTGGATCTGAAGGATCTCACCAGCCAGATCGACATCACGCGCGAACTCTTCGGCCAGCAGAACCTGGCGGGGGAGACCTCGCTGGTGGGTTCGTTCTGGGTGACCAACCGGGTGCAGGGCGTTCCGGAGGGCATCCGAAACCAGATCCAGGCGTCGCTGGGCCAGATCAACGTGCCGAACTGGCACAGCGCCTCGGCCGAGCCGTTGCAGGGCAACGACAAGGTCAAGGCCATCGAGCGGTTCCGACAGTTTGTCGGGCTGACAGGTGCGGGCGCCCCGCCGTCTCCCACGCTCCGGATGCAGGCTCCCTTTTCGCCGGCCATCAAGCTGCTCCATCAGAAGTCGTGGCAGGCCAACGATCCGCTGGTGAACCGGACGGTGTGGGATCTCGAGGACCCGGCGCGAACCAACCTCATCGAACGTCTGCCGCCGCTGTTCGTCATCGACGCCGAGCGGAGCAACATCGGGAAGATCAATCAGCGTTACCGCCCGTGGCAGCGGGGGCTCTACAGCAGCGGCGACGCCACCGACTTCGACCCGTCCCTCAAGGATCCGCAGATACGGAGTTCCGACGACTGGGAGTTTCCGACCAACGCGCTCCCGACCATCGGGTGGCTGGGCCGGGTGCATCGCGGGACGCCCTGGCAGACGGTCTATCTGAAGTCGCTGCCGCCCGATCCGGCGGCGGCGGCGGGCACGGCGCGCCAGTGGTACCGATGGTCCGGGCATCCCATCTGGCGCTGGCCGGGCGATCTGATTCCCCTGGGGACGCATCCGACCAATGACTGGCGGATTCTTGACCTGTTCACGACGGCGTTCGACGACAACGCCTCGCGCGGGTTGCTGTCGGTGAACCAGACGGGTCTGGCGGCCTGGTCGGCGGTGCTCAGCGGGGTGCCGATTCTGACCAACCAGGTGGCCGGAACGAATGTCTGGCCGCACATCATCGAACCCAACACCCCGGAACTGCGGGCCATTGTGGACGGCATCAACTTCGCGCGGTCACTGCGGCCGGCGGACCGGTTCAACACCCTGGGCGATGTGTTGAGCGCGCCCGAACTGACGCTGGCATCGCCGTACCTGAGGATGAGTCCGAGCCAGAACGGGATCCCAGCGGACGCGGTGGTCGAACGGATTCCGCAGATGGCCCTGGGCCTGCTCCGGACCGACGAACCGCGCTTCGTGGTGCTGGCCTACGGGCAGTCGTTGCGGCCGGCGCCGGCGTCGGTGGTGACCGATTTCGGGCCGTACTTCCAGATGCCCACCAATTACAGCATCACCGGCGAGTACGTGACCAAGACGCTGATGCGGCTCGAGCAGGTGTTCGAGCCGGACCCGGTGACCGGGATGGGCCGGTTCCGAATCCGGGCGGTGAAGGAGAGCTACAATGAGGTGCCTCCCATCGAATGACGGGGCTGCGGGAACGGTCCGCCGCCGCCTCCGTTCGCGCTTTCCGGGCCCCTGTGCGATGATCGAAGGAACAGTCTAGCCGTTATGCATCTGCGAACCCGTACCTGGCTGGTGATCTGCGTGCTCTCCATCATGGGAGCCGCGATCTTCTGGCGGCTGGGGGAGCAGCGCCTGTCCAGATCCCGTGGTGCCGCGCCTGCCCCAACCACACCCTTGCCCGCCGCGCCGACGCCGTCCGCGCCCTCGGCCCTGATCCCCCGGTCTGCGACGCAGCCACCCGGGCTGCGGGAGGAAGGCGCCCAGGCCGTCGCCGCGCGTGCCGGCACCGCCGCCGCCTTCGAGTCGCTCCGGTTGCGCAATTCGGAGCGGTCGGAAGAGGAGCTGTTGCGGGATGACCGCGTGGTCGTCCTGCGCAATGCGCTGATCGATACCGGGGTGGGAACGGCGTTGCCGATTCCCGAGTCACTGCGGGCGGAAGCCGAGCCCGGGTCCTATATCGTGCAGGCCGCCTCGGGGGTGACTCCGGCGTTCCTCCGGGCCATCGAACGGGTCGGTGCCGAGTCGGTTTCCTACCTTCCCCACCATGCCTACCTGGTGCGGGCGACGGCGGCCCAGGCCGCGGCGCTGTCGCAGGGTCCCCTGGTCCGGGCCGTCCTGCCGTTCGAGCCCTATTTCAAGCTGGAACCCGGGCTGCTGGTCCGGGCGGTGCAGGGGGAAGCGGTGGGTGAGGAGCAATGGCTGACGGTCACCCTGCTGCCGGGCGAGACCTTTGAGACGCTGGCGCCGTTGGGCGCGGAAGTGCTTTCCGAGTTCCCGACGCCGTTCGGCCCCGGTGGCGTGGTGCGGGCGCCGGGCGTGGAACTGGCCGCCCTGGCGAGGTCGCCGGCGGTGCAGGGGATCGAAGCGCATCGGCAACGGCGCCTGCTCAACGACCTGACCCGGTTTCGCCTGGGGACCACGATCGGGACCAACGCACCGGGCAATTTCACCAACAACTACCTCGGCCTCACCGGCACCAACGTGGTGGTCAACGTGAACGACACCGGGGTGGATTCGACGCATCCGGACCTGGTGGGCCGGGTCACTGCGAACCAGCCGGGATCGTTGATCGACCTCGACGGGCACGGCACGCACGTCGCCGCCACCATCGCCGGCACGGGGATGATGTCGTCCACCGTCAGCAATGCACCCGGTTCGGATCTGCCGGGCGCGGATTTCCGCGGGGTGGCGCCGCAGGCCGACATCTTTGCGCTGCCGATCGATCTGATCACCGGGCCGCTGATCTCGGACGCCTATCTGCAGCAGACCGCGGCGACCAACTACTACGTCACGCGGGGCCGGACCAATCTGCTGCTCTCGAACAACAGTTGGGGATACATCGGGGCCTTCGAGTACACCGTGGCCTCGGCCAGTTACGACGCCGCGGTCCGCGATGCCCTGCCCGCCATGCCCGGCGCCCAGCCGATTCTCTACGTGTTCGCCGCCGGCAACGAGGGGTTCGGAGGCGAGGACGGTCTCGGGGGCGAACCCAGCACCATTCGCGCCCCCGGTACCGGCAAGAATGTCATCACCGTGGGGGCCATGGAATCCTTCCGCGAGATCACCAACGAGGTGGTCCTCGTGGACTTCGAGGGGAACATGGTGACCAACCAGGTGTTCCTGGGCGATACCGACAGCGATTTTCAGGTCACCTCCTTCTCCGGGCGCGGGAATGTGAGCCCGGGCATTGAAGGGCGGTTCGGCCGGTTCAAACCCGATGTCATCGCGCCCGGCGCCTTCACGGCCTCCGCGCGGTCCAAGGACTGGGAGGATCCGCGGGCGTTCGGGTCCGCGATCGTCAACCGGATGGTGGATCAGCAGGTGAGTTCCGGAGGCCTCAACTTCTACTCGCTCTATGTCCCGCCGAATGCGGCGGAGTTCCGCATCCGGATCCTGCCGAATTTCCGGTCCCGCGATCCGTTCCCCGGCCTGCCGGTGTATCTGCGTTACGGCTCGTTCCCGACCACCGCCGACCTGGTCAACACCAACAACCTCGTCCAGGTGCCGCCCGACCGCGCGATGAATGCGGGCGACTGGTTCTACGCGGTGGGCAACACGACCGATGACACCGTCAGCTACGACATCCAGACCATCATCGTCACCGAAACGGAGTTCGGGGAGTACTTCGACCAGTTGAAGGAACTGAACGACGGGCTGGCGCCGCATTACCGGTTCGAGTCGGGCACCAGCATGGCGGCGCCGGCGGTGACGGGTCTGCTCGCGCTGTTCCAGGAGTACTTCGAACGGGAGGAACGCCCGGTCACACCCGCCCTCCTGAAGGCCCTTCTCATCAACGGTGCCCGTTCGGCCGATTCGATCTACAACTTCAACGTCCGCGACGTCATCAACCTGCAGGGCTGGGGTCTCGTCAACATCGCCCATTCCCTCCCGGCCGGGGAGATCGGGACGCCGACGGCCGAGGGCACGGCGGTGCAGTATGTCCAGCAGACCGGGCCGGACGCCCTGGTGACCGGACAGAGCCGTGTTTGGAACCTCGAGCTCGATCCGTCGGCCCTCGACCAGATCGTCAAGGTCACCCTGGTCTGGACCGATCCGCCCGGCAATCCCAGCGCCGGGATCAAGCTGGTCAACGACCTCGATCTCATCGTCCGCAACATCGAGACCGACGAGGTCTATGGCGGCAACGACATTCCGTTCCGCAGCGATTTCAACACCCCCCACCCGGATATCACCACGGTCACCAACGACATCATCAACAATGTCGAAAACGTCCTCATCCGGCCGCCCCTCGGCACCAATTACTCGATCGAGGTGCGCGCGCGCCGGGTGAATGTGAACGCCGTCACCGACCATCCCGGCGGTATTGCGCAGGACTTCGCGCTGGTGATCTCGGTGGACGACACCAGCCGCACCAACGCGCTGTCCCTGACGCGGGCCCCGGACCTTTCGGTGAACGTGCCGCTGCTGGTGTCGCCGACCAACGGACTGCCGCTGCTCGGCCGGCGGGTGGGCGCCAATCCGCCGGAATTCGGCATCGCCCCGGGCGCGACCAACCAGTGGACCTTCTTCGTCTTCACCAACCTTCAGATCTACACCCCGGAGGGCATCGGCATCACCAATGGATCGAACGTCGCGTTCGTGACCTTCCTGCCGCCAAACCTGGGCGCGCCACGCTACCGGCAGGCGGACATCGACCTCTACGTCTCGACAGATCCGCAACTCACCAACCTGGCGCCGGCGGCCATCGACGCCTCCTTCAAGTCGCGCCAGCCCGGCGGCACCGAGGTGGTCTTCTTCACCAACGCCCCGCTCGGCGAGGTCTATTACATCGGGGTCAAGTCGGAGGACCAGCAGGCGGCCGAGTTCGGGTTCGTGGCGCTTTCGAGCGACCTGCCGTTCGACGAGGATGACGAGTTCGGGAACCGGATCGTGAGGGGGCTGCCCTTCAATGTGGGGATTCCGGACGGATCGCCGGATGAACCGCAGGCGGCCTATGTCTTCGGGATCTCGACGCGGCCCTTCGAGGTGCAGCGTGTGATCGCCACCAACATCATGTCGTTCGACAGCACCGGCGACATCCTGGCGAACCTGAGTCACGACGACGCCTTCGTCGTGCTCAACAACCACGCCCTCGATCCCACCGGGTTCGGAGGGGTCTTCACGACCATTTACGACGACAGCGGGTCCGGGAATGTCGGCTACGGCAACCTGCTGGGCATTCCCACCGACGGGCCGGGGCGGTTGACCGACTTCATCGGGTCGGAGGCCGCCGGGGTCTGGATTCTGAGTGTGGTGGACAACGCCATCACCCAGACCGCCACCAACGTGGCCTTCAGCCTGCGGCTGGAGCCGACGCCGACGGAGGGTGAGTTCTATTTCACCCAGGTCGCCGCCAACAGCGTCAATTTCTACTACGTCGATCTTCCCTCCAACGCCACCAACCTCACAGTCACGCTGGCCTCCATCGATCCGGACGTGCCGCTTTTCGTGGCGCTCCGCCGCGGAAACCTCCCGACCTTCACGGAGTACGACAAGGCGGCCACCATGCGCGCCCCGGGCGGCGTGCTGAGTCTCGGTCGGCGCGACGTGCCCCCGCTCAATCCGGGGCGTTACTACATCGGGGTCTTCAATCCCAACCCGGTTCCGGTGAACTACGGCATCCTGGTTGAGGTGGATGTGGACC
The nucleotide sequence above comes from Verrucomicrobiia bacterium. Encoded proteins:
- a CDS encoding S8 family serine peptidase — its product is MHLRTRTWLVICVLSIMGAAIFWRLGEQRLSRSRGAAPAPTTPLPAAPTPSAPSALIPRSATQPPGLREEGAQAVAARAGTAAAFESLRLRNSERSEEELLRDDRVVVLRNALIDTGVGTALPIPESLRAEAEPGSYIVQAASGVTPAFLRAIERVGAESVSYLPHHAYLVRATAAQAAALSQGPLVRAVLPFEPYFKLEPGLLVRAVQGEAVGEEQWLTVTLLPGETFETLAPLGAEVLSEFPTPFGPGGVVRAPGVELAALARSPAVQGIEAHRQRRLLNDLTRFRLGTTIGTNAPGNFTNNYLGLTGTNVVVNVNDTGVDSTHPDLVGRVTANQPGSLIDLDGHGTHVAATIAGTGMMSSTVSNAPGSDLPGADFRGVAPQADIFALPIDLITGPLISDAYLQQTAATNYYVTRGRTNLLLSNNSWGYIGAFEYTVASASYDAAVRDALPAMPGAQPILYVFAAGNEGFGGEDGLGGEPSTIRAPGTGKNVITVGAMESFREITNEVVLVDFEGNMVTNQVFLGDTDSDFQVTSFSGRGNVSPGIEGRFGRFKPDVIAPGAFTASARSKDWEDPRAFGSAIVNRMVDQQVSSGGLNFYSLYVPPNAAEFRIRILPNFRSRDPFPGLPVYLRYGSFPTTADLVNTNNLVQVPPDRAMNAGDWFYAVGNTTDDTVSYDIQTIIVTETEFGEYFDQLKELNDGLAPHYRFESGTSMAAPAVTGLLALFQEYFEREERPVTPALLKALLINGARSADSIYNFNVRDVINLQGWGLVNIAHSLPAGEIGTPTAEGTAVQYVQQTGPDALVTGQSRVWNLELDPSALDQIVKVTLVWTDPPGNPSAGIKLVNDLDLIVRNIETDEVYGGNDIPFRSDFNTPHPDITTVTNDIINNVENVLIRPPLGTNYSIEVRARRVNVNAVTDHPGGIAQDFALVISVDDTSRTNALSLTRAPDLSVNVPLLVSPTNGLPLLGRRVGANPPEFGIAPGATNQWTFFVFTNLQIYTPEGIGITNGSNVAFVTFLPPNLGAPRYRQADIDLYVSTDPQLTNLAPAAIDASFKSRQPGGTEVVFFTNAPLGEVYYIGVKSEDQQAAEFGFVALSSDLPFDEDDEFGNRIVRGLPFNVGIPDGSPDEPQAAYVFGISTRPFEVQRVIATNIMSFDSTGDILANLSHDDAFVVLNNHALDPTGFGGVFTTIYDDSGSGNVGYGNLLGIPTDGPGRLTDFIGSEAAGVWILSVVDNAITQTATNVAFSLRLEPTPTEGEFYFTQVAANSVNFYYVDLPSNATNLTVTLASIDPDVPLFVALRRGNLPTFTEYDKAATMRAPGGVLSLGRRDVPPLNPGRYYIGVFNPNPVPVNYGILVEVDVDLNISELRSYGLDVFTPLADDARVVSTIFVPDDLQIVDVKAGIRVDHPRVSDLVFHLVSPQGTRLLLSENRGGATGRAYGGEAGGRRIFTTFTDSTNLTTTPIKFGVAPFTNSVMTSTASNRVVIGDGFEEAAPRIYRVGERFPRAWQVTAGSVAVVRAPAGSTNVIEGSQYVVFPDGTASSFATSFTTTPGRIYRVRFYTGRLPIGQPQGISVYVNNRLYHELRRDPGPQAWYTDSFFFSAFDRNTVVEFRSPPIQTGRMGLAIDAVVIEEGDVPGNAYYLPEEPLKPLIGERGAGDWRLEVTDTRAGPAGQGFGVFDWRLEFIFAIPTVDAIRLTNGVPYFGSVSGTDIQYFYVDAPRCSTFSVNTVAGEFATLLFFGDQGGLPVADLTRPVDDYGPYLNIQPGGLAQFLLTTNTPAPAPLRPGQRYYLAVRNFPPDLTDNPFGIMVQFDCEDPPFPVLETLTNGVPRRGTIPPGPGLDYYQFIVSSNAIGADFELTPIGGNVDLFIRYAAPNPSPGPDAVDDFPLPSPTLYDYRSVDPDPAAVDWVRVDRATFPVPLVPGVWFIAIQNTEVFPVDYSMLVTEDYTTIVNLTNGVPHTAVIGPLDPAMPPTGAELQYYSFLVSSNSIRARFETFDADGDVQLYVRRGLPIPTGFDNHFASMNPGTADETILVTNTMTPVWLSPGWWFLSVENADVTNVNYTIQATEFPALIIPLTNNIPVTNTIAPGEELDYYSFEVSPEALAARFQVYGMTENVELLLRQALPVPTFNDYTYSSTQAGLAMEDIELTPFSFPVGLTPGPWYLSIVNTSTNPATYIVRATQETAVVTPLTNSVAYNAAIPPGPDLQYYQFQMSSNAIAAEFRLTSAGTGDLDLFLRLGPPLPNGANAHYAAETPGVVDELIRIDTNSFPVPVTPGIWYLAVTNREAFPVSYEITATEFGVAPPPVSGVITNITVTPTEVCLTWSSAPGTNYYVVAKVDVLNPVWTPVSPTITAVDTSTTWCLVPPGPWRYFDVIEGESPGVPIPSPIPDLRLDGDRICVSWASAPGANYFVQGKRAFSDTVWITLTPRITAGGATTEICYPIDWGYRFFRVALGEEPAPVPTPVPSDDVTLDMTVDRVCVTWPTRPGLDYLVEGKRFATDLNWTVISEALRGDGTPLSLCLDGSTDFRYFRIIEGVSVPPGPPPSIAVPNVRLSVDVAFQLCLSWDALVGGEYFVEAKARFADPSWTVISPILEATGLELSYCQSLGSPWRYFQVRRVNTPPSAPVAIESIVLTPAGPAIRWSGPAGARFQVFTAAGLMGPWSPLGAPVTSVTGSYEYIDSSPAEGLRFYRIERLP